In Bradyrhizobium sp. 200, the sequence CTCGCGACCATCCTGCCACCGGACGGCGAGCCTTGGGCATCCGTCTCGGCGCGGTCACTGCGCTGCATCGGCCAATGGCTCGACCGTCATCCGCAAGCGCTGATCCTGTTCGTCTGCCACGATGCCGTGATGCAGGCGATATCGGAAGCGCTGTGCAGGACCTGGTTCAAGAATCAGTACGGCACACCGTTCAAATTCGAGCGCGCTGGCGATGTGTGGACTGTCGGTGAGGTAGGTTAGTGACGCTCCACATCCGGTGTCGTCCCAGCGAACGCAGGGAGGACAGCGTTTTTTAGTTTCCCTAAGTCCTGCCCTGCCCGCGCATAAAGTCGAAGTCGCAGCCTTCGTCGGCTTGCAGGATCGTCTCGTTGAACAAATGCGCGTAGCCGCGCCTGGCCCATTCGGGCGTAACCGCCGGCGCGAGCGCCGCACGGCGCTTCGCCAGCTCCGTCTCGTCGACCAGAAGATCGATGCTGCGTTTCGCGACATCGAGGCGGACCATGTCGCCGTTCCTGACGAGTGCCAGCGGACCGCCCACCGCGGATTCCGGCGTGATGTGCAGCACGATGGTGCCGAACGCGGTCCCGCTCATGCGCGCGTCCGATATCCGCACCATGTCCTTGACGCCGCCGCGCGCGAGCTTTTTCGGGATCGGCAGATAGCCCGCCTCCGGCATGCCGGGTGCGCCCTTGGGGCCGGCATTGCGCAGCACCAGCACGTCGTCGGCGTTGACGTCGAGATCGGGATCGTCGACCCGCAGCGTCATGTCCTCGACGGATTCGAACACCACGGCGCGGCCGGTATGCTGCAGCAGTTTCGGGCTTGCCGCCGATTGCTTGATGACGGCTCCGCGCGGCGCAAGGTTGCCGTGCAGCACTGCCATCGCGCCTTCTGACTTGATCGGATTGTCGCGCGGGCGGATGGCGTCCTGTCCCGGCACCTCCTCGGCGTCGGCGACGACATCGCGCAGCGTTTGCCCCGTAATGGTTTTGGCATCGAGGTCGATAAGATCGCCGAGCTGCACCATCAGTTTGGGCACGCCGCCGGCATGATGGAAATGCTCCATGTAATGCTCGCCCGAGGGTTTCAGGTCGATCAGCACTGGCACCTCGCGGCCGAGCTTGTCGAACGCTTCGAGATCGACGCGGTGCCTGGTGCGGTTGGCGATAGCCGTCAGATGAATGAGGCCGTTGGTCGAGCCGCCGATCGCCTGCAGCACCACCTGCGCGTTCCGGAATGAGGCCGGGGTCAGCAGTTCGCTCGGCTTTGGCCCCTTCGCCTTGGCCATCGCAGCCGCCACCCTGCCGCTCGCTTCCGCCGAGCGGAAGCGCTCGGCATGCGGCGCCGGGATCGTCGCACTCATCGGCAGCGACAGGCCGAGTGCCTCGGTGATGCACGCCATGGTCGAGGCGGTGCCCATCACCATGCAGGTGCCGACGGACGGCGCAAGCCGGCCGTTGACGGCTTCGATCTCGACGTCGTCGATTTCGCCCGCGCGATATTTCGCCCAAAGCCGCCGGCAATCGGTGCAGGCCCCCAGCACCTCGCCCTTGTGATGCCCAACCACCATCGGCCCGACAGGAATGACGACCGTCGGCAGATCGGCAGAGACCGCGGCCATGATCTGCGCCGGCAAGGTCTTGTCGCAGCCGCCGATCACGATCACGGCGTCCATCGGCTGCGCGCGGATCATCTCCTCGGTGTCCATCGCCATCAGATTGCGCAGATACATCGAGGTCGGAAATGCAAAGCTTTCGGCGATCGAGATGGTCGGAAACACCATCGGCATCGCGCCAGACAGCATCACGCCGCGCTTCACCGCTTCGATGATCTGCGGAACGTTGCCGTGACAGGGATTGTAGTCGCTATAGGTATTGGTGATGCCGACGATCGGCCTGCTCAGCGCATCGTCCGAGTAACCCATCGCCTTGATGAAGGCCTTGCGCAGGAACAGCGAGAAGCCAGCGTCGCCATAACTCGTCAGTCCCTTGCGAAGTCCGTCGACCATTTTTTCTTCCTGTCGTTGTTCGTGGGCACTTAAGGAGTCCACCAGATTATTGTCAATATTTGATTATTCGGCGCCAATCAGTGAAATTCAAACAGTGATAATGCAGCATTATTGACAATAGAGCAGGTGCATGCTGATTTCCTGCCATGACCGGAACCGCGCGCACCGCAGGACAATCTCGAGACCTTGCGTCTGGTCGAGGATTGCTATCGGCTGTCGGGCTGGGCGGCCCTGCGATGAAGCCGCAGCAATCGCTGGCCGAAATTTCCGCGCCAACGCGCGAGGAGGAACAAGCGGAGGTCATCCGCCGGCTCGAGGAGGACATCATCTTCGGCCGCTTCGCGCCAGGTTTGCGGCTGGTCGAGGACACGCTGATGCAGCGCTACGGCGCCAGCCGGCATTTCGTGCGGCAGGCGCTGTTCCAGCTCGAACGCCAGGGCATCGTGCTGCGCGAGAAAAACATCGGCGCCACGGTGCGGTTCTATTCGGCCGAGGAGGTGCACCAGATCTACGAGGTGCGTGAAATGCTGACGCGGCAGGCGACGCTGATGATCGCACTCCCCGCCCCCGCCCGCCTGATCGAGCAGTTGAACGAATTGCAGCGGCAATACTGCGCCAGGGCCGACGCGCAGGATCTGCGCGGCATCCACGAGGCCAACGACGCCTTTCACGTCGCGCTGTTCTCGGCCTGCGGCAACCCGTATCTGGTGCGCTCGCTGCAGGACTACATGAACCTGACGCTGCCGATGCGCGCCAAGAATCTCGCCGGCAAGGAGGGACTGGCGCTATCCCGCCGCCAGCACGAACTGATGATCGAGCTGTTGAAGGGCCGCGACAGTTGGGCGCTGGCGCAGCTCTGCGTCGATCACATGCAGTACAGCAAGTCGGACTATCTCGACCGCATCGCCGAGGATGAGAGCAAGCGCTAGCGCTTGCTCCAGTCTACGATCCGGCCTTCGTCGCCGTCGAACTCCATGCTGCAGAACGTACCGCCCTGGTAGTAGTCGCCGACCGGGTCCGGCTTGAGCTTGGCCTGCTCGGCCATCGCGTGTTCACGGAAATCTTCTCCGCGGCCGGTCGGCCGATAGCCGAGCTCGTAGGCGCGATGATTGTCCCACCAGGCACGCTCGTTGTAGGAGGCGCCGTAGAAGATCTCGAAATGGATATCAGGATGATCGAGCCCGATGCAGCAGAGTTGCAACAGATCCTCCGGCTTCAGCCAGATCGACAGGCGGCGATGATCGAGCGGCATCTCGCCGAAATTGCCGATCCGCAGACAGGTGACGCCGAGCCCGTGCTTGTCAGCATAGAGCGCGCCGACCGCCTCGCCGAACACCTTGCTGACGCCGTAGCGGCTGTCGGGGCGCGCGGTGACGTCGGTGCCGATGCGGTGATGGCGCGGGTAGAAGCCGACGGCATGGTTCGATGAGGCGAACACCACGCGCTTGACGCCCTTCTTGCGTGCCGCCTCGAACAAATTGTAGCCGCCGATGATGTTGGACTGCAGGATCTGGTCCCAGGGGCCTTCGACCGAGTAGCCGCCGAAATGCAAGATGCCGTCGACGCCTTCGCAGATCGCCTCGACCTGGGCGAGATCGGCGAGATCGGCCGCCTTGAACCTTTCGTCCTTGCCGAGATCGGCCGGCGTCTTCAGATCGCTCAGCAGCAGGTCCGGATAGATCGGCGGCAACAGCTTGCGCAGGCTCGTGCCGATCCCGCCGGCGGCGCCGGTCATCAATATGCGTGGCATTTCGTTCCTCTTATCTCTCGACCGATTTGCGGTCATTAGCCGACGATGATAGCAAATCCAACTGTCAGGGAAACGCAACAACGAGAACAGCAAATGTCCGATGCAGCATCGCATTCAGCCGGTTGGCGCCCGGCGACCCATTACCCCGATCCGGCCATCCGTGCACTCGATCCGCGCTTCGAGAAATATTGGCTCAAGCTGTCGGCGGTGGAGCGGCTGACCACCGGGCTGCGCTGGGCCGAAGGCCCGGTGTGGTTCGGCGACGGGCGGTATCTCCTGTGCAGCGACATTCCGAACCAGCGCATCCTCAAATGGGAAGAGGAGACCGGCGCGGTCAGCATCTTCCGCAAGCCGTCGAATTTCGCCAACGGCAACACCCGCGACCGGCAGGGACGACTGGTCACCTGCGAGCATGGCGGCCGGCGCGTCACCCGCACCGAGTATGACGGATCGATCACGGTGCTGATGGACTCCTTCGATGGCAAGCGGCTCAACTCGCCGAACGACGTGGTCGTGAAATCCGACGGCTCGATCTGGTTCACCGATCCGGTGTTCGGCCTGCTCGGCAATTACGAGGGCTACAAGGCCGAGCCCGAGATCGACATGAATGTCTACCGGGTCGATGGCGCGACCGGCAAAGCCACCATCGTCGCCGAGGGCGTGCTTGGGCCGAACGGGCTCGCCTTCTCGCCGGATGAGAAAATCCTCTATGTCATCGAGTCCCGAGGCGTGCCCAACCGCAAGATCCTCGCCTATGACGTCTCGCCTTCCGGCGACAAGCTTTCGAACAAGCGCGTGTTTGTCGACGCCGGACCCGGCACGCCGGACGGTTTTCGAGTCGACATCGACGGCAATCTATGGTGCGGCTGGGGCATGGGCGATCCCGAACTAGACGGCGTCGTGGTGTTCGCCCCCGACGGCGTCATGATCGGCCGCATCGCGCTACCCGAGCGTTGCGCCAATCTCTGCTTCGGCGGCTTGAAGCGCAACCGCCTGTTCATGGCCGCGAGCCAGTCGATCTACGCACTCTACGTGAACACGCAGGGCGCGCCGGGTGGCTGACGTAAGGGCGAGCCTTCAGCAGTTTTGCTATCGTTCCTCGGAAAGCTTCACCTTGCTGCCACGCTTGAGCTTCGCGGCAAGCTTCTCGGAAATCGAGGCGCCAAAGTGTCCCTGCGGCGATGACGGCGGAACATCGTCGCGGGCCTCCCATTGGGAAATCTTCAGCTTCGCTTTCTCGAAGGCCCCTTCGAGCGACACGCCCTCGCCGAGGCTTAGATTGAAGAAGGCGTCCCCGAAATAGGTCCACTCGCGCTCGTTGGAACAGCCGAATGATGCACTGTTTTCATCTGCGGCTGTCAGGACAATGCTGTTTGGGGACGCGAGAGGCTTGACGAAGACGCCGGAATAGCAGGCCGAAACGATCACCACGCGATTGCGGATACCCTCACGGTCGAGAATGGAAGCCACATGATCTGGCCCGAGCACGGCACTGACCGCTTCCCCGAGTTCGAGTCCGACGCCCGTCGGCCCGCCATGTGAGGTGATGAAGACCACCAGGACGTCTTCGTCCCTGTTCATGACCCCGGCCACCGCCCGGACCGCGGCGGCAAAGTTCGTGCGGCTGGCTACCGGCGAGATTTCAAGCGTATCGCGGTGGTTGACGAGCCGGATCGCGCCGCGGTCCAGGTCGAGCGACCTGTTCAGGGCCGACAGGCCGCCGTTCAATTCCTTGATGAAGACGTCCTGGCTGGACCAGCCGGCAATCCCGATCGCATAGATATCCGTCATGCCTTTTCGCTCCGGCAGAAGCTTTTTCATCTCCGCTTCGAGAAGACGCGGCTGCGACAGCTCGACAGCAGCGACATCGATTGGAGGCGCCTCGTCAGCATCAGGTTTGAAGAACTTTGCGTGACCCCACTCCCAGACATTATAGGACGACAGCTTGAAATCGCTGCCGACGAATGTCGGAAATGCCGGCAAGGCAGCGATCGCCATTGCCGCCACCACGGACAACCAAAACGCCCGGAAGATTGGACTCTGATAGGGGCTGATGCCGGCGCCCCGGAAAATCGCGGCAACGGCGCCGATCCACCAGGCCATGACAATCAGCACGGCAAGGACCAGTTTGTCCGTTCCGGTCCAGAAGCCCGGCATCAGGTTGGGAAACTGAAACTGAAATGGAAATCGGACTGCGGCGATCGCCATCCACTCGAGGAGCACAGTGAGACCGGCAAGTTGGGCAAGGACGATCGCGCGATCCCGGGAGACGAACAGCAGCGCCACCGCGACAAAAATCGCCATCGCAGCGATGATCGAGTTGACGCCGTAGAGGCTGAAGCTCGCCGCGCCATCGATGACGAGATACTGGCGCGCAGCTTCGGACGCCATTGCCATGGCGACAAAGACAAGCATGGTGCGAATGGAGAGCGGACGGTCAGCCGCGGTGCTCTTCCAAAGCGCCGCGCGCAGCGTCGCGCGTATGACCCAAAGGGAATTCTTCATTTCACCCGACCAACCGAAAGCTCAACTGACGCGGGCGATAGTGGCGGCAGAAGACGAAGGATTGATTGACCCAACCGACGAAATTCATTCAAACTGCAGGATTTCGCAGCACCACCCTGCAGTTGCGCACGTTCCTCGCCTTTTGCGCAGGCTTGCATTAACCACCTGCGCGGTTCCCGCCAATGTCTGGCGCATCGATGTCGGACCGGCAAAGCCCGCCATAGTCACGGAGGGCATGCCCTGCCGAACCGGCTGAGTTCGCCGCTTCACCCCTTCTTTTCCTGCGCGGCGGCGGTCTGCTTGGCAAGCGCATCTTCAAACGCCTTCTCCAGCGTCTCGGAGTAGGCGTTGAACTCGCCGGGATTGACGAACGGGTTGGGTCCGCCTTCGGCGAGCTTGGCGCGCTTCTCCGCCATCTTGTACATCTCCGGATGCGGTGCGAGCAGCACATCCACCTTCATGTCCTTGGCCCGCGCAAACGTCTTCCTGTAATCGGTAACGATTCCCGAATAGGTCGGGTTGGTGACGAGGCGGTTCAGCGCCACGGTGCCGCTGCAGAAGATGAGGACGGAGCGCATCGCATCGCCATCCTTCACCGAGAACGCCCAGCTCGTGCAACCCGGCGAATGGCCGGGGGTTTCATGGGCGGTCAGCGTTACATCAGCCACGGTCACCTTGTCGCCTTCACGCACCGTGCGATCCACCTTCACCGGCGGAAACGCCAGCGCGGTGTCTTCCTTCGCGCCCGGATAGTAGCCGCCTTCGAGCAGCGGCTTGTCGGCTTCGCCGGCGACCATCTGGGCGCCGCCGGCCTGCTTCATCTCGGCAAGGCCGCCGGTGTGATCGATATGCGCGTGGGTATTGAGGAGATATTTGATGTCGGCGATCTTGAAGCCGAGTTTCTCGATGCTTGCCTTGATCTGCGAGGTTGCTTCCGGCATCACCGTATCCACCAGGATATGGCCCTGCGGCGACGTGATCAGGTAGGACGCCAGTCCGTCGGTTCCGACATAATAGACGTTGCCGATCATCTTGAACGGCTCGGTCGGCGCGTTCCACTTCACCTTGAGGGTATCGAGCAGATCCTTGACGGTCTGGGCCTGCACTGTCCCGGCAAGCGGCAGCAGCGCGACGAGCGCAACGACGATTTTCTTCATGGCATCCTCCGTCTTTTCTTGTTGCGTCGTCGCCGTGTCGGGTTCCGCATCGATGTGAGTTTTAGCTTGACAATGATTCTGGTCAAAAAAATGCCGGCCGCTTTTCAGCAACCGGCATCTTTCACGAACGGCGCGAGCGCCGCATCGATTTATGCGGCGTTGTAACCGGCGACGGCCTTCACCTCGAGATATTCCTCGAGGCCGTACTTGCCCCACTCGCGGCCGTTGCCGGACTGCTTGTAGCCGCCGAACGGCGCAGTGCGGTCGTTCGGCACGCCCTGCAGGTTGATGTTGCCGGCGCGGATCTGGCGGGCCACACGGCGCGCGCTTTCAACGGTGTCGCCGGTGACGTAGCCGGCGAGACCATAGGGCGTGTCGTTGGCAATCTTCACCGCTTCGGCTTCATCCTTGGCGCCGAGGATCGTGAGTATGGGTCCGAAGATTTCCTCCCGCGCAATCGTCATGTCGTTGGTGACGTCGGCGAAGATGGTCGGGCGGACGTAGAAGCCCTTGTTGACGCCCTCGGGGAGACCGGGACCGCCGGCCACGAGGGTAGCGCCTTCGTCGATGCCCTTCTTGATCAGCGCCTGGATCTTGTCCCACTGGATGCGCGACACGACGGGGCCGATGGTGGTGCCTTCGGCGCGGGGATCGCCGGCCTTGGTCTTGTCGGCGACACCCTTCGCGATGGCGGCGACTTCCTTCATCTTCGACAGCGGCACGATCATCCGCGACGGTGCGTTGCACGACTGTCCGGAGTTATTGAACATGTGCATCACGCCGCCGGTGACGGCCTTGGTGAGGTCGGCGCCTTCGAGGATGACGTTCGGCGACTTGCCGCCCAGTTCCTGGCTGACGCGCTTCACGGTCGGGGCCGCACGCTTGGCGACATCGACGCCGGCGCGGGTCGAGCCGGTGAACGAGATCATGTCGATATCGGGGTGCTCGCTCATGGCGGCGCCGACTTCCGGGCCGAGACCGTTCACGAGGTTGAACACGCCCTTCGGCACGCCGGCTTCATGGAGGATTTCCGCGAAAATCAGCGCCGAGGTCGGCGTGAATTCCGAGGGCTTGAGGATCATGGTGCAGCCGGCGGCGAGCGCGGGCGCGACCTTGCAGGCGATCTGGTTGAGCGGCCAGTTCCAGGGCGTGATCATGCCGATGACGCCGACCGGCTCGCGCACGACGACGGCTGAACCGATCGTCTCTTCGAAGTGATAATTTTTGAGGACTTCCAAAGTGGAAGCGATGTGACCGAGGCCGGCGCCGGCCTGCAGGCGTTCGGCCATCGGCAGCGGCGCACCCATTTCATCGGAGACGGCCGCGCCGATTTCCTTCATGCGACCCTTGTAGACCTCGATGATCTTTTCCAAGAGCGCAATGCGCTCCTCGCGGCTGGTCTGCGAATAGGTCACGAAGGCGCGCTTGGCGGCGGCAACGGCCTTGTCGAGGTCGGCCTTGGAGCCGAGCGCAACTTCGTACATCGCTTCTTCGGTCGCCGGGTTGACGACGGGGGTGGACTTCTTGACGGCCGGATCGACCCAGGCGCCATCGATGTAGAATTGCATGCGATTGACCATCGGAAACCTCTTTATCTCGGAGCAATGGAGGAGGAACGGAAGCGTTCGGCAGGCATCCTTGCACGAAAGCCAGGGCAAATGAACCCGCCATATGCGGGGTGCCGCGATGCGGCAGGCGCTGGATATAAGGACAGGGGGACGGAGGTGGCAAGGTGTGACCTATCGCTATCTGCCCGAGCGGAGAGACCCCCACCCCGGCCCTCCCCCGCACGCGGGAGAGGGAGACGTTCGCCGCGAATAGCGAGTCAAATTCAACGCAGCTTCTAGACGCAACTCCTGTCAACTCCATGCGCGATTGCCGCCAAGTCCCGAACTGCGCTCCCTCTCCCGCGCTTGCGGGGGAGGGTTGGGGTGGGGGTAGCGCGGCATCGGAAGTTTCCGCATCAGCACCTCACACCGCCATCTTGCGGTGCCGCACCGGTGCCCCCACGGTCAGGCTTTCCGCCGCGTCGATGATGGCGTTGGCGTCGATGCCGTAGTGGCGGTAGAGGTCGCCGATGGTACCGGTCTGACCGAACTGCTCGACGCCGAGCGCCTCGAGGCGGTTTCCACGCACGCTGCCGAGCCAGCCCAGCGCCGCCGGATGACCGTCGATCACGGTCACGATGCCGCAGTCGCGCGGCAACGGCGCCAGCAGCTTTTCGACATGGCTGAGATACTGGATGCCACGGCGTTCGCGCCGCAAATTCCGCGTAGCGGACCATCCGGCATGCAGCCGGTCGGCGGAGGTTACCGCCAGTAAACCGACATCGCGGTGGCTTTCTCCGATGAAGCCCACGGCCTCGATCGCCTCCGGCGCCACCGCGCCGGTATAGGCGATCACGATGTCGCAGTTCGGCCCCGGCTCGCGCAGCCAGTAGGCGCCCTCGGTGATATCTCGCTGCAGCTCCGGTGCCATGATCCGCTGCGGCTGGTCCAGCGTGCGGGTCGATAGCCGCAAGTACACGGAACCACCCTCGCCGGCTTCGCGCTGCATGTGGCGAAACCCCCACCCCATGATCACGGCAAGTTCATCGACAAAGGCCGGCTCGAACGAGGCCAGCCCATCCTGCGCCATGCCGATCAGGGGCGTGGCGATCGACTGGTGCGCGCCGCCTTCCGGCGCCAGCGTGATGCCCGACGGCGTCGCCACCACCATGAAGCGGGCGTCCTGATAGCAGGCATAGTTCAGCGCATCGAGGCCGCGCTCGATGAAGGGATCGTACAGCGTGCCGACCGGCAGCAGCCGCTCGCCGTTGATCTGATGCGACAGGCCGAGTGCCGAGAGCATGATGAACAGATTCATCTCGGCGATGCCGAGTTCGAGATGCTGGCCCTTCGGCGAATAGTCCCAGTTGAAGGTTGACGGAATTTTCTCCTGCCGGAACAGGTCGTGGTTCTCGGCCTTGGCGAACAGCCCGCGGCGGTTGACCCAGGCGCCGAGATTGGTCGAGACGGTGACATCAGGCGACGCGGTCACGATCCGCGCGGCCAGTTCGCTATCGCCGCGTGCGAGCTCATTGAGCACCAGCCCAAAACCCTGCTGCGTCGACATCTGCGCCGCCGGCTTGAAGGTGAGCTGTTGCGGAACGTCAATCACGGGCGCGGTTAGACGGCGGCGGCCTTCCTGGTTGAAGGGCGCGGCGGCGAGAAACGCTTCGAGTTCTGCCGGCGGTTGCGACAGGCCTTCGAACTTGTCCCATTCATATCCAGGGCGGATGTTCTGCGCACCGCGCCACTTCTCCATCTGCGCGACCGTCATCAGGCCCGCGTGGTTGTCCTTGTGGCCCTGCATTGGCAGGCCGACGCCCTTGATGGTGTAGGCGATGAAGCAGACCGGGCGATCGTGATCGATCGCCTCGAAGGCTTCGATCATGCTGGCCATGTCATGGCCGCCGAGATTGGACATCAGCGCCAGCAGTTCGTCATCGCTGCGCCGGTCGATCAGTTGCGACACCTGCCCCTGATCGCCGATGTCGTCTTGCAGATGCCTGCGGAAGGCGGCCCCGCCCTGGAAGCACAGCGCCGCATACATCTGGTTCGGGCAATTATCGATCCAGCGCTTCAGCGCCTCGCCGCCGGGTTCGGCGAACGCCGCCTGCATCAGGCGGCCGTATTTCACGATCACCACCTCCCAGCCGAAATTGCGGAACATGGATTCGAACTTCGCCCACAGCCCTTCGCGCACGACGGCATCGAGGCTCTGGCGGTTGTAATCGACGATCCACCAGGTGTTGCGCAGCGCATGCTTCCAGCCTTCCAGCAGCGCCTCGAAGATGTTGCCCTCGTCCATCTCGGCGTCGCCGACGAGCGCGATCATCCGCCCTTCGGGCCGATCCTTCATCCAGCCATGCGCGGTGACGTAGTCCTGCACCAGCGACGAGAACAGGGTTTGCGCGACGCCTAGACCGACCGAGCCGGTTGAGAAATCGACGTCGTCGGCATCCTTGGTGCGCGAGGGATAGGATTGCGCGCCCTTGTAGCCGCGGAAATTCTCCAGCTTCTCGCGGGTCTGGTGGCCGAACAGATACTGGATGGCGTGAAACACCGGGCTTGCATGAGGCTTCACCGCGACGCGGTCCTGCGGACGGAGCACTGAGAAATAAAGCGCGGACATGATGTTGGCGAGCGAGGCGGACGAGGCCTGATGGCCGCCGACCTTCAGCCCGTCGGCATTGGACCTGACGTGATTGGCGTGATGGATCGTCCACGACGACAGCCAGAGAACTTTGCGTGCCAGCGCGGACAGCAGTTCCAGGCGTGCGAGCTCGATGGACATGGCCATGCTCCGGACAGGGTCAGTATGCGCCGATTTTAGCGGGCGTGCCGACGCCATACTTCTCAATTTCCTGCGACATACCGCCCAATATTGGGATAAAATACCACAATCTGCCTCCAAATCGCGAGTTCATACCAATGGTTACCCTCGACGCCATCGACCGCAAGATCCTCGGCCTGCTGCAGACCGACGGCCGCATCACCATGCAGGAACTCGCCGACAAGGTCGGCCTCTCGGTGTCACCCTGCCATCGCCGGGTCAGGCTTCTGGAAGAGCGCGGCGTCATCTCGCGCTACATCGCAACCGTCGATCAGAAATCGCTCGGGCTCCATGTCAGCGTCTTCATTTCGATCAAGCTGGCGCGGCAGAAGGAAGAAGACCTCAACCGGTTTGCGAAAGCGATTTCGAAATGGGACGAGGTGCTGGAATGCTATCTGATGACGGGTAACCGCGATTATCTTCTGCGCGTCGTCGCCGCCGACCTCTCCTCCTACGAAGCGTTCCTGAAAAACAAGCTGACACGGCTCGACGGCATCGCCTCGATCGAGTCGAGCTTTGCGCTGAGCCAGGTGAAATATTCGATCGCGCTGCCGGTGTGACACAACGCTCTCCACGTCATTGCGAGCGTAGCGAAGCAATCCATTCTTCCCTTGTGTAGTGAGATGGATTGCTTCGCTTCGCTCGCAATGACGGCGTCGAACATCGAACGTAAATCCACGATCTCGCGGCACGATGTACCCGAGTTTTTGCATCTTCGTTTGCCCTCTTTGAGAACAGAGGGCGCAGGGAAGACCGGGTGCTTGCTGCACCCGCGGTCTCGCGTGCGATTTGCGCAAACAAAACTGCACACGAGCATACAGGGCAGCGGGAGCATTCCGGCCTTCCCTGCGCAATGGCTTTACGACTTACTTCGTGCTCTCCCCGGTGAACGGCTTTCTTGCCACCGTCGCCGGCAGAAGCTCACATCTGCCAACTTAGCGCCAGCACCGCGGCGTCAGGACCACACGACTTCGCCGTACGCTTGAGCCACACACGTCAGTCGCAGCTCTCGCGTCCATCGCATCTCACCGCACGTTCGTGACGATGGCCAACGCCCCTCATCTGCCGTGAGACGGGCGGAGTTATGCGCGTGATTTGGGTGAGAACGAAAGCAGAATATTTTTGCAGGAAGGGCTGGACAGGTTTTAGGTGATTTGCCCGACAAGTGAAATCGGCAAGTAGCGGGGCAGAGATCGAGCAAAGCCCGGATGTCGCTTTGCTCATCCGGGCTACGAACTGCGCAGGTGGTGCGCCTTACCCTATCCACGTCATTGCGAGCCACCCGGTCGGCGCGCAGCGCCGCCGGATGACAGGCTCCGCGAAGCAATCCATAGCGCGGCTTGCTGAGACGTGGATTGCTTCGCTGCGCTCGCAATGACGGTTGTGGCGGCGGGAAGCCGGCCCCTGCCGGCTTGCAATTGCGGCATGTTCAATCCACCTTCCCAAGGGGCGGTATATCAGCGGCGGTATATCGAATTGGAACGGTTGGACGATCTCGAAGCATTTCTGGCTGTTATCGAGAAGGGCAGCCAGGCGGCGGCCTCGCGTCATCTTCGGCGTCCGTTGCAGTCGCTGAACCGGTCGCTGATGGCGCTGGAGCGCGCCCTTGGCGTCGAACTCGTAAAGCGCACCACGCGGCGATCGGAACCGACGGAAGCCGGGCGGATGTTCTACGAGCGCATCAAGCCGGCGGTTGCGGCGATCATCGAAGCGCGGGCCGAG encodes:
- a CDS encoding C13 family peptidase — its product is MKNSLWVIRATLRAALWKSTAADRPLSIRTMLVFVAMAMASEAARQYLVIDGAASFSLYGVNSIIAAMAIFVAVALLFVSRDRAIVLAQLAGLTVLLEWMAIAAVRFPFQFQFPNLMPGFWTGTDKLVLAVLIVMAWWIGAVAAIFRGAGISPYQSPIFRAFWLSVVAAMAIAALPAFPTFVGSDFKLSSYNVWEWGHAKFFKPDADEAPPIDVAAVELSQPRLLEAEMKKLLPERKGMTDIYAIGIAGWSSQDVFIKELNGGLSALNRSLDLDRGAIRLVNHRDTLEISPVASRTNFAAAVRAVAGVMNRDEDVLVVFITSHGGPTGVGLELGEAVSAVLGPDHVASILDREGIRNRVVIVSACYSGVFVKPLASPNSIVLTAADENSASFGCSNEREWTYFGDAFFNLSLGEGVSLEGAFEKAKLKISQWEARDDVPPSSPQGHFGASISEKLAAKLKRGSKVKLSEER
- a CDS encoding GntR family transcriptional regulator, which translates into the protein MKPQQSLAEISAPTREEEQAEVIRRLEEDIIFGRFAPGLRLVEDTLMQRYGASRHFVRQALFQLERQGIVLREKNIGATVRFYSAEEVHQIYEVREMLTRQATLMIALPAPARLIEQLNELQRQYCARADAQDLRGIHEANDAFHVALFSACGNPYLVRSLQDYMNLTLPMRAKNLAGKEGLALSRRQHELMIELLKGRDSWALAQLCVDHMQYSKSDYLDRIAEDESKR
- a CDS encoding NAD(P)-dependent oxidoreductase, whose amino-acid sequence is MPRILMTGAAGGIGTSLRKLLPPIYPDLLLSDLKTPADLGKDERFKAADLADLAQVEAICEGVDGILHFGGYSVEGPWDQILQSNIIGGYNLFEAARKKGVKRVVFASSNHAVGFYPRHHRIGTDVTARPDSRYGVSKVFGEAVGALYADKHGLGVTCLRIGNFGEMPLDHRRLSIWLKPEDLLQLCCIGLDHPDIHFEIFYGASYNERAWWDNHRAYELGYRPTGRGEDFREHAMAEQAKLKPDPVGDYYQGGTFCSMEFDGDEGRIVDWSKR
- a CDS encoding IlvD/Edd family dehydratase; amino-acid sequence: MVDGLRKGLTSYGDAGFSLFLRKAFIKAMGYSDDALSRPIVGITNTYSDYNPCHGNVPQIIEAVKRGVMLSGAMPMVFPTISIAESFAFPTSMYLRNLMAMDTEEMIRAQPMDAVIVIGGCDKTLPAQIMAAVSADLPTVVIPVGPMVVGHHKGEVLGACTDCRRLWAKYRAGEIDDVEIEAVNGRLAPSVGTCMVMGTASTMACITEALGLSLPMSATIPAPHAERFRSAEASGRVAAAMAKAKGPKPSELLTPASFRNAQVVLQAIGGSTNGLIHLTAIANRTRHRVDLEAFDKLGREVPVLIDLKPSGEHYMEHFHHAGGVPKLMVQLGDLIDLDAKTITGQTLRDVVADAEEVPGQDAIRPRDNPIKSEGAMAVLHGNLAPRGAVIKQSAASPKLLQHTGRAVVFESVEDMTLRVDDPDLDVNADDVLVLRNAGPKGAPGMPEAGYLPIPKKLARGGVKDMVRISDARMSGTAFGTIVLHITPESAVGGPLALVRNGDMVRLDVAKRSIDLLVDETELAKRRAALAPAVTPEWARRGYAHLFNETILQADEGCDFDFMRGQGRT
- a CDS encoding SMP-30/gluconolactonase/LRE family protein, which encodes MSDAASHSAGWRPATHYPDPAIRALDPRFEKYWLKLSAVERLTTGLRWAEGPVWFGDGRYLLCSDIPNQRILKWEEETGAVSIFRKPSNFANGNTRDRQGRLVTCEHGGRRVTRTEYDGSITVLMDSFDGKRLNSPNDVVVKSDGSIWFTDPVFGLLGNYEGYKAEPEIDMNVYRVDGATGKATIVAEGVLGPNGLAFSPDEKILYVIESRGVPNRKILAYDVSPSGDKLSNKRVFVDAGPGTPDGFRVDIDGNLWCGWGMGDPELDGVVVFAPDGVMIGRIALPERCANLCFGGLKRNRLFMAASQSIYALYVNTQGAPGG
- the bla gene encoding subclass B3 metallo-beta-lactamase is translated as MKKIVVALVALLPLAGTVQAQTVKDLLDTLKVKWNAPTEPFKMIGNVYYVGTDGLASYLITSPQGHILVDTVMPEATSQIKASIEKLGFKIADIKYLLNTHAHIDHTGGLAEMKQAGGAQMVAGEADKPLLEGGYYPGAKEDTALAFPPVKVDRTVREGDKVTVADVTLTAHETPGHSPGCTSWAFSVKDGDAMRSVLIFCSGTVALNRLVTNPTYSGIVTDYRKTFARAKDMKVDVLLAPHPEMYKMAEKRAKLAEGGPNPFVNPGEFNAYSETLEKAFEDALAKQTAAAQEKKG